A region of the Effusibacillus lacus genome:
CTTGACGTCAAAGGTTACAGTACCCGTTTTGGGGTTCGGCATGAGACCCTTGGGTCCCAGCACACGTCCCAATTTACCAACAGATGCCATCATGTCAGGAGTCGCAACCACAACATCAAAATCAAACCAACCTTGGTTGATTTTGTTGATCAGGTCGTCATCTCCCACATAATCAGCGCCTGCAGCTTCCGCTTCTTTTGCCTTTTCGCCTTTTGCGAACACGAGAACACGGGGAACTTTACCGGTGCCGTGCGGCAGAACCACCGCACCGCGGAGTTGCTGATCCGCTTTTTTCACGTCAAGGCCGAGACGGACCGCCACTTCGACAGTTTCGTCAAACTTCGCCTTGGCCGTTTTTTTAACCAGAGCTACCGCTTCCGCAGGGTCGTAGAACGCGTCCTTGTCGACCAGCTTGGCAGCTTCCAAGTATTTCTTGCCTTGTTTCGCCATTGCTTACATTTCCTCCTTATGTGGTATAACGGTCGGGACCTCCCACGAACAAAGGTTGGAATATCCAACCTCACGACAACGGCACCCAGCGTGCCGCTTCAATTAATCTTCGATGACAATACCCATGGAACGGGCAGTGCCTTCCACCATGCGCATGGCTGCTTCAACGCTGGCCGCATTGAGATCCGCCATCTTGGTTTCCGCGATTTCGCGAACCTTGGCACGTTTGAGAGTAGCAACTTTCTTCTTGTTCGGCTCACCCGAAGCTGTCTCGATGCCTGCAGCTTTCTTCAACAGAACAGCCGCCGGCGGAGTCTTCGTTTCGAACGTGAAGGAACGGTCTTCATAAACGGTGATCACAACAGGAATGATCAGGCCGCCTTGTTCTGCCGTACGTGCGTTGAATTCCTTACAGAAACCCATAATGTTAACCCCAGCCTGACCCAGCGCAGGACCAACCGGCGGTGCAGGGGTGGCTTTACCGGCAGGAATCTGAAGCTTCACAACTTTGATCACTTTCTTAGCCACAACATCCACCTCCTTCTCGTAATGTGGTAGACGGGCAGACGCCCTCCCACGGCAAAACAGTCAAACAGGCTTTATTATAACTTCTCGATTTGCGAAAAATCAAGTTCCAAAGGGGTTTCTCGGCCAAACATGGAAACAAGCACTTTAACTTTCTGTTTATCCGGATGAATTTCTTCCACACTGCCCACAAAATTGGCAAAGGGACCTTCCACAACCCGCACAGCTTCTTTGACCGTGAATTCGACCTTGGGTTTGGTCTCTTCAACACCCATTTGCCGGAGAATGGCACGAACCTCATGCGGCATGAGCGGAGTCGGCTTGGATCCCGAACCGGCAGAACCGACAAACCCGGTAACGCCTGGCGTATTCCGCACCACATACCAGGAATCATCCGTCATGATCATTTCGACCAGAACATACCCGGGGAAGACTTTGCGCATCACCGCTTTCTTCCTCCCGTTCTTGACTTCCATCTCTTCTTCCATCGGAACGAGGACACGGAAGATCTTGTCCTGCATCTCCATGGACTGGACACGCCGCTCGAGGTTGGTTTTCACTTTGTTTTCATAACCGGAATAGGTATGCACCACATACCAACGTTTTTCCATGTTCTCCATTTGCGTTGAGGGCGGTTGCCCTTCCCCCCCTGATCCAAATAGTTGCCTATCGACCCAAACCAATCAACTTCAGCAATTCGCTGACACCAAGATCGAATAAAAAAATCACAATTGCCATAATGATACAAGTGGTTAACACGACCACCGTGTATGACAGCAATTCTTTCCGGCTCGGCCAGCGGACTCTCTTCAACTCTCCCCATCCCTCACGGAAGAAGGAGACTACTCCCGACACTATCTTCATACGATACCTCGTTTCAACTCACGAACACTTATCGAGTTTCGCGATGAACAGTGTGGTGGTTACAGAACTTACAGTACTTTTTCAGTTCGATGCGATCCGGGTTGGTCTTCTTGTTCTTCTTGGTAATATAATTGCGCTGTTTGCAATCCGTGCACGCCAGCGTTACCGCAACACGCATCCGAGACACCTCCTACAGGTACTTCTTAGTCCGATTCAATCCCCAAAGGGGTTGAAAGCGCATTTGAAGGCGCTAAAAAAGCGCCATCTCGCGCCATGGATACCTAAATAAATTTAGCATAAGGGGTATGCGATGTCAAACAAAAAAAATCCGGTGCTAATTGATGTCCCGGACTTCAAGATATCGTTCCAACTTCCTCTTGACCCGCTGCAAAGCGTTGTCAATTGACTTCACATGCCGTTTCAGGTCCACTGCAATCTCTTGATAGGAACGCCCATCCAGGTACAGCATCAGCACCTTGCGCTCCAAATCGCTAAGTATCTCGCCCATCTTGGCTTCTATGTCAACAAATTCCTCCTGGTTGATAAGAAGTTCCTCCGGGTCCGAAACACGGGAACCGCAGATCACATCCAGCAGGGTACGATCCGAATCTTCGTCATAGATGGGCTTGTCCAACGAAACATAAGAGTTGAGGGGAATATGTTTCTGACGGGTGGCTGTCTTGATGGCAGTGATAATCTGCCTTGTGATGCACAGTTCGGCGAATGCTTTGAAGGAAGTGAGTTTGTCGTCGCGATAGTCGCGAATCGATTTGTAGAGGCCGATCATACCTTCCTGCACAATGTCTTCCCGGTCAGCCCCGATTAAAAAATAGGAACGGGCTTTGGCTTTGACAAAGTTCTTGTATCTGTGAATCAGGTGTTCAAGCGCTTCATCGTCGCCGCCCCTGACTGCTTCAACCAGGTCTTCGTCTGAAAATTCGCTCCAACCTTTAACCTCATCTACCAATTGCAAATGGAGATTCGATGACAACACTAATCCCTCCGACCCGGCACAACTCAAAAGATAAGCCAATTATACTTTATGTAATCTTCAGGGGTCAATTGTCAATCTATGTCTTTTCTCCTCCATTTTTCGAATATTTCCGCCACTTTCTCATCTAATTGATCGCCAATTGTATTTCTTTGATTTTCTAATCTTTTCACATGTTTTCGGATCGATTTGCGAGCCTCTTTGATACGGGCTTCCAGTTCCCGGGCAGAAATGCGAAGAGCCCCCCCGCCAAAGGTAATCTGCTGTTCCACAAGATCCGAGGTGGCCACGTAGATATGGGTGGCTTGTTTTTCCATCTCGTAAACGATCCTTTCAATCAGCTCGTCCGCCGTTTCTTCCTCTTTGGTGAACAGAACCCGGATCTGACCCGGCCGGTATTCCCTTCTGGCTCCCTGCATCAAATGGGCGTCAAACACAAGAATGACCTGCATCCCTGTAAACTTTTGATATTCCTTCAGAATTCCGATCAACTCATCACGGGCCAGTTCAAGACTCTCCCGCTTCAACTCGACAAGCTGCGGCCAGGAACCGATAATGTTGTACCCGTCAACGATCAATACTTCTTTCATGGTTACTCTACAACCGCGAGAGCCGGTTTAACTCCTGCTCCCACGCTGACGGACGGCTTCATACAACAGGATTCCGGCTGCCACTCCGGCATTGAGCGACTGCACATGACCAATCATCGGCAAACGGATCAGATGATCGCACCGTTTCTTCACCACTTCGCCCAAACCTTTTCCTTCATTGCCAATCACCAGCACCACCGGACCGGTCATGTCAACCTGATGGTACATGGCTGCTGCGCCGACGTCTGTTCCGATTACCCAGTAGCCCGCTTTTTTCAAACCTTCCAGAGTTTGCGAGATGTTGGTCACACGGGCTACCGGAACATGCTCAATCGCTCCCGCCGACGCCTTTGCCACGACGGCGGTCAAAGGCACCGCGCGCCGTTTGGGGATGATGACTCCATGAGCCCCCGCTCCGTCTGCAGTCCGCAAGATGGAGCCCAGATTGTGGGGATCCTCAATTTCATCAAGGACGACAATCAGCCCGGGACGCGGAGACCGGTCTGCCGCCTCCAGTATCACTTCCAGATCCACGTAATCTTTGGCGGCCAGGTAGGCGAGAACCCCCTGGTGATTTCTTGTAACAGAAATCGTATCCAGCTTCGCCTTGGGAACCCGCTGGACAACCACTCCCCGCTCTTTTGCCCGGGCCAGAATTTCGTTTGCCGAACCGCCTTCCACCCCTTCCGCCATGAGGATCTTGTTCAGCTCACGGCCGCTTTTTAACGCTTCCAATACAGGGTGGCGGCCTTCAATCTGTTCAATGTTTTCTTTGGAAGCAGCATGGGGCTGCACCTCCCGTTTGCCCGCCGTTCTGGATTGAGCCTTGGTGCCCGGTTCCACCCGGCCCCGCCTTTTTGTACGCTCAGCTTTAGCCATGAAAATCAACCCTTTCGCAGTATCGTATCTACGTATTGGATGGCACTGGCGGCCAACTGGCGAAGCCGCTCATGTTCCCCCTTCAGGTACAGGTACCCGATTAAACTCTCAAAACCTGTGCTGTGACGATAGTCAATCACATCCGCATTTTTCGGAACGGTGCCCGATTTGGCGTTCCTCCCCCGTCGCACAACAGAAGCCTCTTCTTCCGTCAGGTCTCCCGACAGGAAGTGCAGGATTTGCGCTTGGGACTTGGCTTTCACATAATACACCGACATTTTCTGCAAACGGTGGGGGCGCATTTCTCCTTGCCCCAGCAGATGCTGGCGTACAAGCAGTTCCCATACGGCATCCCCCATATAGGCAAGTGCCAAACCCGGCATTTCCTGCGGGTTGCGTGTGGTTTCGGCCTTTAATTGTTCCATGGATTCACTTCCGTTTCCATCTTACGCCTTGCGGTGTATCTTCCAGTATAATGCCCATCGCTGTCAATTGGTCGCGAATTTCGTCCGCCCGCTTAAAGTCTCGGTTCTGCCGGGCCAATGTCCTTTCCTGTATCAATCGTTCCACCTCTGAAGCCAGCCGATTGGTTTCAAGTGTTGGCGCAAGTCCCAACACATCCGTCAGTTCCACCAGAACGTCACGGTAGCTCCTTACGATGGCAGGCTCGGGGTGAGTCCCATGAAGATAGGAGTTCGCCTCCCGAACCAGTTCAAAGATGGCTGCAATGGCGTCAGCCGTGTTGAAATCGTCGTTCATCGCTTCGGTGAATTTCGCCTTCCATATCGACTGATCTTCTTTCTTGTCAGAATCCCCTTCCGGCGCATTTGCCAACCAATGGCTCATGTTGGAAACAGCGGTGTCAACCCTCTCCAATCCGACAGCTGCCTGTTCCATCAATTCCTGAGAGAAGTTGATCGGATTGCGGTAGTGGGCCGACAGCAAGAAATAACGGATGACCCGCGGATCGTACTGGTCAATCAGTTCATGAACCAGAACGAAGTTGCCCAAGGACTTGGACATCTTCTCGTTGTTAATGTTGATATAGCCGTTGTGCATCCAGTATCGGGCGAAGGTTGTTCCGTTGGCGGCTTCCGACTGGGCAATTTCGTTTTCATGATGGGGAAAAATCAGGTCATGGCCGCCCGCATGAATATCGATTGTATCGCCCAGATACTTTTTGCTCATGGCGGAACATTCTATGTGCCAGCCCGGACGCCCTTGTCCCCAAGGGGATGGCCAACTGACTTCACCCGGTTTGGCCGCTTTCCATAATGTAAAATCCAGCGGGTTGCGTTTCTTCTCCGAGATTTCAATGCGGGCACCCGCCAACAAATCATCAATCGGCTGTTTGGACAGCTTGCCGTAGTCCGGAAACTTCGTCGTGCTGTAGTAGACGTCTCCGTCTACCTCATAAGCAAACCCTTTCTCAATCAACAAACCGATCATCTCAAGGATTTCCTGCATATGCTCAGTTACGCGCGGATGGACATCCGCCCTGCGAATCCCGATGGATTCTGCGTCATGAAAATAGGCTTTTACAAAACGGTCAGCCACCACCTGGGGGTGCACACCCTCCTCATTTGCCACCCGGATGATTTTGTCATCCACATCGGTAAAGTTTTGGACATAGGTTACCTCATACCCGCTGTATTCCAGATAACGCCTGACCACATCAAAGATCAAAAAAGGCCGGGCATTGCCAATGTGAAAATAGTTGTAAACGGTGGGCCCGCAAACATACATCCGGACTTTGCCCGGTTCCACAGGGACAAACTCTTCTTTCCGGCGGGTCAATGTATTATAAATCCTGATGGTCACGCCGATCTCCTCCGCTTTTTACCGTTTCCAGTTCCTTGCGCAACAACGCAATCTCTTCCTGCATCTGCTTGATGGCTTCCATTACGGGGTCGGGCAAATTGCACTGATCAAGGTCGTCAATCCGCCTCCCGTTCTGGACGACCACTCGACCCGGCACCCCGACAACAGTAGAATTAGGAGGCACCGGTTTCAAGACCACCGACCCGGCACCTATCTTGCAATTGTCGCCTACTGTAATGGAACCCAACACTTTCGCACCGGATGAGATCAAGACATTATTGCCGATAGTCGGATGACGCTTTCCCTTCTCTTTGCCGGTACCACCTAAAGTAACTCCTTGGTAAATGGTTACATCATCGCCAATTTCGGCAGTCTCCCCAATCACCACGCCAGATCCATGGTCGATAAACAGCCTGCGGCCGATCCTGGCACCCGGGTGAATTTCAATGCCTGTCACAAACCGGGCCAATTGTGAGATAAACCGCGCAAGAGTGAAATACCCTTTCTTATAGAAAGCATGAGCCACCCGGTGGGCCCATAATGCATGCAATCCCGAATATGTCAGCACAACCTCAAAGACGCTTCTGGCGGCAGGATCCCGGTCAAAAACGGCTTGCACATCTTCCTTCATCAATTTCCACATGCAGCTTCCCCCTCACATCATCCATAGCGTGACTGGTCGCAAAACAAAAAACCGCCTCCCAATCAGAGGCGGTTTGCGTCCGCGGTTCCACTCTGAAACCCCGAAAAACCTACAAAAGGCCGGGGGTAACTCGATTGCCGGATAACGGCGGCATCCGTCGGGCATTACTCGGCAACAGCCTTTCCTCCCGCGAAAACAAGGGGCATTCCACGCTTTTCCCGTGGTCGCCGCTTGCAGCCGGTGACGGCGACTCTCTGACACGTTCCGGGCGTGTACTCGTCCTTGTTGTATTCTTTCCGGTATTATTCGCTATTTTACCTCAAGTTTAAGATTTTACCAATATATTTTGCAAACGGGTTATTACACGTTCCCGGCCCAACAGCTCCAGGGACTGATTCAGATCCGGTCCGTGCACCTGTCCGGTGGCCGCAACCCGCACGGTCATGAACAAGGCACGCCCCTTATAGCCCGTTTCTTTCTGAATTTCTTTGAGGGCCAGCTGAATCGATCCGGCTGTCCACTCCGGCATTTGTTTCGCTTTCTCAAGGAAAGCTGCCACCACAACGGGGACCTGCTCCTCTTGCAGAATTTCCGCAGCTTCCCCCGCATAGACCAAGTCATCTTCAAAGAACTGTTTGGCCAACTCCGGAAGTTCCGCCACATAGGACATTTTTTCCTTGTGCAAGGCCACCAGTTTGGTTACCCAGGAGTGGTCAAAGGTCTCCCCGATGTATCCTGCCTGCTGCAGATGAGGGATTGCCAATTCAACGATGCGCTGAAGATCCGCCTGTTTGATGTAATGGCTGTTCATCCAGGCCAGTTTCTCCGTGTCAAAGATTGCACCCGATTTGGAAACTCTGTCAAGCGAGAAAGCCTGCACCAGCTCTTCCAGCGAGAAAATCTCCTGTTCACCGCCGGGAGACCACCCGAGCAGCGCCAGATAATTGAGGATCGCTTCCGGCAAATAGCCGAGGTTGCGATATTGTTCTATGAACTGAATGATGGATTCGTCCCGTTTGGAAAGCTTCTTTCCGTCCCGGTTCAGGATCAGGGATACATGGGCAAATTGCGGTTTGTCCCAACCGAAAGCATCATAGATCAAAATTTGCCTGGGGGTATTGGACAGGTGCTCCTCCCCGCGGATCACATGACTGATCTTCATGAGGTGGTCGTCGATGGTAACAGCAAAATTGTAGGTGGGAATCCCGTCCGACTTTACAATCACATAATCGCCGATGCCGTCCGATTCAAAGTGCATGTCTCCACGGACAAGATCGGTAAACTTGATGATCTTTCCATCAGGCACCCGGAAACGTATCGTCTTCTTCCGTCCTTCCTTTTCATAAGCGGACTTTTGATCGGGTGTCAAACTGCGGCAACGTCCGGAATAACGGGGCATTTGGCCCTGGGCCATCGCTTCTTCCCGCTCTTTCTCCAGTTCCTCTTCGGTGCAGTAGCAATAATAGGCCTTTCCTTGCTCCAACAGTTGATTTACATATTCATTGTATACAGGAAGCCGTTCCATACAACTGTACGGGCCGTATTCCCCGCCCACGCCAGGCCCTTCATCCCAATGCAGACCCAACCATTTGAAATTCTCCAGAAACTTTTCATCCGCATGTTCCACATTACGGGACTGATCGGTATCTTCAATTCGCAGGATGTAAGTGCCTCCCGCCTTCCTGGCCAACAGGTAATTAAACAGGGCCGTTCTTGCCCCACCTATATGTAAATGTCCGGTAGGACTGGGCGCATATCGAACTCTTACCGTCATAGAATCCACTCCCGTTTCGATGCATAATATTTTTTCGGGTTTCCCGCATGTTGACCCAGCAACTTGTTGCTCTGGCATAACTTTATGGGGTAAATAATAGTACAACAGCCTGTGCCGCAATCCCTTCACCGCGCCCCGTAAAGCCCAATTTTTCCGTGGTCGTGGCCTTGACATTGATCTGGGACAAGTCCGCATCCAGTTCTTTGGCAATCACGCCCCGCATTTCTTCGATGTAGGGGGCCAATTTCGGTTTTTGGGCGATCACGGTACAATCGATGTTCCCCAGCCGGTATCCTTTGTCTCTCACCAGACGCCAGACGTGACGCAAGAGGTCAACTGAGTCCGCTCCCCGGTAACGCTCGTCCGTATCGGGAAAGTGCCTGCCGATATCCCCTTCTCCGATGGCACCCAGCAGTGCATCTTTCACAGAATGAAGCAGCACGTCAGCATCCGAATGACCAAGCAACCCTTTCTCATAAGGAATGGTCACACCGCCAATGATCAACGGACGCCCCTCCACCAATTGATGCACATCAAATCCGATTCCAACACGTATCATGCCAGTCCCCCTCATCTGTCCTTCTGCAGAAACGCTTCCGCAACTACCAGATCTTCGGGTGTAGTAATCTTAATGTTGCGATAAGACCCTTCGACGATCTTTACCGGGTGGCCTGTCCATTCCACAAGGGATGCATCGTCAGTTCCCCTGAAACCATTCCTTGCCGCCTTTTCATGCGCTTCCCTCAAGAGTTGCGTCCGAAACGCCTGTGGCGTCTGCACCGAATACAAATCATTCCTTGGAATCGTTTCCTGTACCAGCCCGTTACTCACTCTTTTAATGGTATCCTTCACAGGTGTTCCGATTATGGCTGCACCGCAATCCGCCGCAGCCTGAATCACCCGTTCCATTTCTTCTGCGGTGACGAACGGGCGTGCTCCATCATGCACCACTACCAGATCGGGGGCAGAGTCAAGGGCTTCCAATCCGTTGCGAACCGAATCCTGCCGTTCAATTCCACCTGCCGCATACCGGGTGACACGCCGGATCCCATATTGGTCCACCAGAAGTTTTGCCTCATTCAAATCTTCCTCACCGACTACCAGCACAATCTCCCGTACCAAAGGGGAGCTTTCTATCGCCCGCAAAGTCCGGACAAGTAACGGTTCACCCGCAATATCCATGTAAGGCTTCTTCTTGTCGGTACGCATCCGGGTTCCGTTCCCGGCCGCCACCACAATCGCTGATACTTTCACTTTGCTCACCCATGCCTTCCCCAACACTTGCTAATGGAAAAGGGCCTCATAAGAAAGAGACCCTCCTAATCATACAGCATATTACAATGCTTTCTCAAGCAGCTTTGGTTTTGCAAAAATCATCCGGCCGGCCGAGGTTTGCAGCACACTCGTCACCATTACCTCAAGACGAGAACCGATAAAATCCTTGCCGCCCTCAACCACAATCATGGTACCGTCATCCAGGTAACCGATGCCCTGGCCGTATTCTTTTCCGTCCTTGATCACCTGCACCAGGATCTCTTCTCCCGGCAATACGACCGGTTTGACCGCATTGGCAAGGTCGTTGATGTTAAGCACCTCAACCCCTTGCAGTTCACATACTTTGTTCAAATTGAAGTCGTTGGTGACCACCTTGCCGTTCATCTGTTTCGCCAAACGGATCAGTTTCGAATCCACTTCCTGAATTTCATCGAAGTCAATATCAAGAATATTGACCTTGATCTTCAGTTCCTTCTGGATCCGGTTGAGGATATCCAGTCCCCGGCGTCCGCGGTTCCGCTTCAAAACGTCTGAGGAATCGGCAATATGCTGCAGTTCCCCCAGTACAAAGGTTGGGATGACCAGAGTTCCGTCTAGAAATCCCGTTTGAATAATGTCTGCAATCCGCCCGTCAATAATCACGCTGGTGTCCAGGATCTTTGCATCTCCTGCTTTGAATGGACTCTTTTGCTTGTCCTTGTTGCCGAACTTGTTGGGAAAGAAGGATATCAACTCTTCCCGTTTGCTGTATCCGATCCGGAACCCCAAGATCCCGAGCAATGCACTGGTAAAAATTTGCACCACATTTCCTACAATTGGAATACTGGTAATCGCAGGAGTCAACAGATAGGCGATTATAAGACCCGCCACTGTACCGACTACTCCTGCAAACACATCCGACAACGGGGCTTTCAGCAGTTTTTCTTCAAACCACCGGATCATCGAGACACTGTAATTGACCATCCATGCCGATAAAAGAATAAAAATCAGACCGCCAACAATCGCCCCGAAAAGCGGCGATGTAAACGGAGGATAATCTAAACTGACAGAATCAAAACGAATGAGTCCAAATAACGTCGGCCCCAATGTGTAGCCAAGAACGATCCCGGTGACTGCGAAAAACAAATGCACAATTTTTTTAATCACAGACCGTTTCACCTCCTTTTAGACATTATAGACAAGAACTAGAAGTAAAAAAACAACACCCTGGAAAAATCAATAATTTTTATTACACACAAAGAGTAGCACAGCAGTCGAAGGGAGTCAAATTTTTGAATTTTAAATCATAGCATATTTCGACAGTATTCGTCAATAAAATTTAAAAGGCTTCCATCGCGACACTCTGCACCGGGATGCAATGTG
Encoded here:
- the nusG gene encoding transcription termination/antitermination protein NusG, which produces MEKRWYVVHTYSGYENKVKTNLERRVQSMEMQDKIFRVLVPMEEEMEVKNGRKKAVMRKVFPGYVLVEMIMTDDSWYVVRNTPGVTGFVGSAGSGSKPTPLMPHEVRAILRQMGVEETKPKVEFTVKEAVRVVEGPFANFVGSVEEIHPDKQKVKVLVSMFGRETPLELDFSQIEKL
- the ispF gene encoding 2-C-methyl-D-erythritol 2,4-cyclodiphosphate synthase — translated: MIRVGIGFDVHQLVEGRPLIIGGVTIPYEKGLLGHSDADVLLHSVKDALLGAIGEGDIGRHFPDTDERYRGADSVDLLRHVWRLVRDKGYRLGNIDCTVIAQKPKLAPYIEEMRGVIAKELDADLSQINVKATTTEKLGFTGRGEGIAAQAVVLLFTP
- a CDS encoding NYN domain-containing protein — translated: MKEVLIVDGYNIIGSWPQLVELKRESLELARDELIGILKEYQKFTGMQVILVFDAHLMQGARREYRPGQIRVLFTKEEETADELIERIVYEMEKQATHIYVATSDLVEQQITFGGGALRISARELEARIKEARKSIRKHVKRLENQRNTIGDQLDEKVAEIFEKWRRKDID
- the sigH gene encoding RNA polymerase sporulation sigma factor SigH, which gives rise to MLSSNLHLQLVDEVKGWSEFSDEDLVEAVRGGDDEALEHLIHRYKNFVKAKARSYFLIGADREDIVQEGMIGLYKSIRDYRDDKLTSFKAFAELCITRQIITAIKTATRQKHIPLNSYVSLDKPIYDEDSDRTLLDVICGSRVSDPEELLINQEEFVDIEAKMGEILSDLERKVLMLYLDGRSYQEIAVDLKRHVKSIDNALQRVKRKLERYLEVRDIN
- the ispD gene encoding 2-C-methyl-D-erythritol 4-phosphate cytidylyltransferase; this translates as MKVSAIVVAAGNGTRMRTDKKKPYMDIAGEPLLVRTLRAIESSPLVREIVLVVGEEDLNEAKLLVDQYGIRRVTRYAAGGIERQDSVRNGLEALDSAPDLVVVHDGARPFVTAEEMERVIQAAADCGAAIIGTPVKDTIKRVSNGLVQETIPRNDLYSVQTPQAFRTQLLREAHEKAARNGFRGTDDASLVEWTGHPVKIVEGSYRNIKITTPEDLVVAEAFLQKDR
- the rpmG gene encoding 50S ribosomal protein L33, which gives rise to MRVAVTLACTDCKQRNYITKKNKKTNPDRIELKKYCKFCNHHTVHRETR
- a CDS encoding Mini-ribonuclease 3; this translates as MEQLKAETTRNPQEMPGLALAYMGDAVWELLVRQHLLGQGEMRPHRLQKMSVYYVKAKSQAQILHFLSGDLTEEEASVVRRGRNAKSGTVPKNADVIDYRHSTGFESLIGYLYLKGEHERLRQLAASAIQYVDTILRKG
- the gltX gene encoding glutamate--tRNA ligase, coding for MTVRVRYAPSPTGHLHIGGARTALFNYLLARKAGGTYILRIEDTDQSRNVEHADEKFLENFKWLGLHWDEGPGVGGEYGPYSCMERLPVYNEYVNQLLEQGKAYYCYCTEEELEKEREEAMAQGQMPRYSGRCRSLTPDQKSAYEKEGRKKTIRFRVPDGKIIKFTDLVRGDMHFESDGIGDYVIVKSDGIPTYNFAVTIDDHLMKISHVIRGEEHLSNTPRQILIYDAFGWDKPQFAHVSLILNRDGKKLSKRDESIIQFIEQYRNLGYLPEAILNYLALLGWSPGGEQEIFSLEELVQAFSLDRVSKSGAIFDTEKLAWMNSHYIKQADLQRIVELAIPHLQQAGYIGETFDHSWVTKLVALHKEKMSYVAELPELAKQFFEDDLVYAGEAAEILQEEQVPVVVAAFLEKAKQMPEWTAGSIQLALKEIQKETGYKGRALFMTVRVAATGQVHGPDLNQSLELLGRERVITRLQNILVKS
- the cysE gene encoding serine O-acetyltransferase; the encoded protein is MWKLMKEDVQAVFDRDPAARSVFEVVLTYSGLHALWAHRVAHAFYKKGYFTLARFISQLARFVTGIEIHPGARIGRRLFIDHGSGVVIGETAEIGDDVTIYQGVTLGGTGKEKGKRHPTIGNNVLISSGAKVLGSITVGDNCKIGAGSVVLKPVPPNSTVVGVPGRVVVQNGRRIDDLDQCNLPDPVMEAIKQMQEEIALLRKELETVKSGGDRRDHQDL
- the rplA gene encoding 50S ribosomal protein L1 — its product is MAKQGKKYLEAAKLVDKDAFYDPAEAVALVKKTAKAKFDETVEVAVRLGLDVKKADQQLRGAVVLPHGTGKVPRVLVFAKGEKAKEAEAAGADYVGDDDLINKINQGWFDFDVVVATPDMMASVGKLGRVLGPKGLMPNPKTGTVTFDVKKAVDEIKSGKIEYRTDKAGNIHAPIGKVSFDEGKLLDNFFVLIDTLQKAKPAAAKGQYIRNITVSSTMGPGVKVNLAKLTPEAK
- the rlmB gene encoding 23S rRNA (guanosine(2251)-2'-O)-methyltransferase RlmB yields the protein MAKAERTKRRGRVEPGTKAQSRTAGKREVQPHAASKENIEQIEGRHPVLEALKSGRELNKILMAEGVEGGSANEILARAKERGVVVQRVPKAKLDTISVTRNHQGVLAYLAAKDYVDLEVILEAADRSPRPGLIVVLDEIEDPHNLGSILRTADGAGAHGVIIPKRRAVPLTAVVAKASAGAIEHVPVARVTNISQTLEGLKKAGYWVIGTDVGAAAMYHQVDMTGPVVLVIGNEGKGLGEVVKKRCDHLIRLPMIGHVQSLNAGVAAGILLYEAVRQRGSRS
- the rplK gene encoding 50S ribosomal protein L11, which codes for MAKKVIKVVKLQIPAGKATPAPPVGPALGQAGVNIMGFCKEFNARTAEQGGLIIPVVITVYEDRSFTFETKTPPAAVLLKKAAGIETASGEPNKKKVATLKRAKVREIAETKMADLNAASVEAAMRMVEGTARSMGIVIED
- the secE gene encoding preprotein translocase subunit SecE, translating into MKIVSGVVSFFREGWGELKRVRWPSRKELLSYTVVVLTTCIIMAIVIFLFDLGVSELLKLIGLGR
- a CDS encoding PIN/TRAM domain-containing protein encodes the protein MIKKIVHLFFAVTGIVLGYTLGPTLFGLIRFDSVSLDYPPFTSPLFGAIVGGLIFILLSAWMVNYSVSMIRWFEEKLLKAPLSDVFAGVVGTVAGLIIAYLLTPAITSIPIVGNVVQIFTSALLGILGFRIGYSKREELISFFPNKFGNKDKQKSPFKAGDAKILDTSVIIDGRIADIIQTGFLDGTLVIPTFVLGELQHIADSSDVLKRNRGRRGLDILNRIQKELKIKVNILDIDFDEIQEVDSKLIRLAKQMNGKVVTNDFNLNKVCELQGVEVLNINDLANAVKPVVLPGEEILVQVIKDGKEYGQGIGYLDDGTMIVVEGGKDFIGSRLEVMVTSVLQTSAGRMIFAKPKLLEKAL
- the cysS gene encoding cysteine--tRNA ligase is translated as MTIRIYNTLTRRKEEFVPVEPGKVRMYVCGPTVYNYFHIGNARPFLIFDVVRRYLEYSGYEVTYVQNFTDVDDKIIRVANEEGVHPQVVADRFVKAYFHDAESIGIRRADVHPRVTEHMQEILEMIGLLIEKGFAYEVDGDVYYSTTKFPDYGKLSKQPIDDLLAGARIEISEKKRNPLDFTLWKAAKPGEVSWPSPWGQGRPGWHIECSAMSKKYLGDTIDIHAGGHDLIFPHHENEIAQSEAANGTTFARYWMHNGYININNEKMSKSLGNFVLVHELIDQYDPRVIRYFLLSAHYRNPINFSQELMEQAAVGLERVDTAVSNMSHWLANAPEGDSDKKEDQSIWKAKFTEAMNDDFNTADAIAAIFELVREANSYLHGTHPEPAIVRSYRDVLVELTDVLGLAPTLETNRLASEVERLIQERTLARQNRDFKRADEIRDQLTAMGIILEDTPQGVRWKRK